The following are from one region of the Bradyrhizobium sediminis genome:
- a CDS encoding SET domain-containing protein codes for MSAIPSNKPYRVGRSRTGLGLFATKPIKKGTRIIRYFGPLLDSRKKEEDAIENKYLFELNNRWTIDGSVRKNIARYINHACKPNAESDVKPRKRKVFIRAIKNIEPGEEINYDYGTDYFKAYLKPIGCKCDACEKKRKKQRAEARAEKARLKAKAERKALKKAEELAAKAEKLKRKLNGAKTNDIKANGVEANGVKLNGKLMNGHGGKSAAGKPTPVKSGIFATAKAKPGRERRASA; via the coding sequence ATGTCTGCCATTCCGTCGAATAAACCGTACCGCGTCGGCCGTTCCCGCACCGGGCTTGGCCTCTTCGCCACCAAACCGATCAAGAAGGGCACTAGAATCATCCGCTATTTCGGGCCGCTGCTGGATTCCCGGAAGAAGGAAGAGGACGCGATCGAGAACAAGTATCTGTTCGAGCTCAATAACCGCTGGACCATCGACGGCTCGGTGCGCAAGAACATCGCTCGCTATATCAACCACGCCTGCAAGCCGAACGCCGAATCCGACGTCAAACCGCGCAAGCGCAAGGTGTTCATTCGCGCGATCAAGAACATCGAGCCCGGCGAAGAGATCAACTACGATTACGGCACCGACTACTTCAAGGCCTACCTGAAGCCGATCGGCTGCAAATGCGACGCTTGCGAGAAGAAGCGCAAGAAGCAGCGCGCCGAGGCGAGGGCAGAGAAGGCGCGGCTGAAGGCCAAGGCCGAGCGCAAGGCCTTGAAAAAAGCCGAGGAGCTGGCGGCGAAGGCCGAAAAGCTGAAGCGGAAGCTGAACGGCGCCAAGACCAATGACATTAAGGCGAACGGCGTTGAGGCGAACGGCGTCAAGCTGAACGGCAAGCTGATGAATGGGCACGGCGGAAAATCCGCCGCCGGCAAGCCGACACCGGTAAAATCCGGGATCTTTGCGACGGCAAAAGCGAAGCCAGGCCGGGAACGCCGCGCTTCGGCTTAA
- the cckA gene encoding cell cycle histidine kinase CckA codes for MTAELDNDPPQEPFAAHEPVRRNGSIVLVLLVAFGIVAVAVALMTIGRAQAQPYILGLLALLAMVGLFNLFAFAAGIIRFADRAADDPVISRIADHAHDGLAVTDSRGHVVYSNAAYLALTGAATAADVRPVERVFIGNPDVSEAVFRLLKAAREGKRQQEEVRIAGTDGSHGRWLRMRVRPLGQGKREAKYAVWSIADITRDRERQEDVFQELQHAIEYLDHAPCGFFSVNAGGDLVYVNATLANWLDHDLAEIGNGGLKLTDIVSGDGASLLTSIVAVPGEVKTEVFDIDLRMRSGKTMPVRLYHKLAFGADGVPGASRTLVISRARDEHSDPQRAAEVRFMRFFDHTPMAIATVDRAGAVVRANARFAKLAQSLNPDGAAGKSIFRAVNPRDRHLLIAAINQAAEGQGDIAPVEAMLDGAKERWGQFFVTAVEENERETEAAIVYMLETTERRALENQINQSQKMDMVGQLAGGIAHDFNNVLSAIMMANDFLLNAHKPTDPSFQDIMQIKQNATRAATLVRQLLAFSRRQTLRPQVLDLGDALSDLTMLLRRLIGEKVKLDLVHGRDLWPVKVDVSQFEQVIVNLAVNARDAMPDGGKLTVRTANVTAEEAGRLTYKGMPAADYVRIDVADTGTGIPADIVEKIFEPFFSTKEVGKGTGLGLSTVYGIVKQTGGFIYVDSEAGEGTSFHIFLPRHHPEQEVQPEGAANGAAKAPAGEAKPRADLTGQGTILLVEDEEGLRSLNARGLRSRGYNVIEASNGIEAMEALDEKDGAVDLVVSDVVMPEMDGPTLLREMRIRNPNLKIIFVSGYAEEAFDKSLPENEQFAFLAKPFALSALVAKVKETMAPS; via the coding sequence ATGACCGCCGAACTTGACAACGATCCGCCGCAAGAGCCGTTCGCCGCCCATGAGCCGGTACGGCGCAACGGCAGCATCGTGCTGGTGCTGCTGGTGGCCTTCGGGATCGTCGCGGTGGCGGTCGCGCTGATGACCATCGGCCGGGCGCAGGCGCAGCCCTATATCCTCGGCCTGCTGGCGCTCCTGGCGATGGTCGGGCTGTTCAACCTGTTCGCCTTTGCCGCCGGCATCATTCGCTTCGCCGATCGCGCCGCCGACGATCCGGTCATCAGCCGGATCGCCGATCATGCCCATGATGGGCTGGCCGTGACCGACTCCCGCGGCCATGTGGTCTATTCCAACGCCGCCTATCTGGCGCTGACGGGTGCTGCGACCGCGGCCGATGTTCGCCCGGTGGAGCGGGTATTCATCGGCAATCCCGATGTGTCGGAGGCGGTGTTTCGCCTGCTCAAGGCGGCGCGCGAGGGCAAGCGGCAGCAGGAAGAAGTCCGCATCGCGGGCACCGACGGCAGCCATGGCCGCTGGCTGCGGATGCGGGTCCGGCCGCTCGGCCAGGGCAAGCGCGAGGCGAAATATGCGGTGTGGTCGATCGCCGACATCACCCGCGACCGCGAGCGGCAGGAGGACGTATTCCAGGAACTGCAGCACGCCATCGAATATCTCGATCATGCGCCGTGCGGGTTCTTCTCGGTCAATGCGGGTGGCGACCTCGTCTATGTCAACGCCACGCTGGCGAACTGGCTCGATCACGACCTCGCGGAAATCGGCAATGGCGGGCTGAAGCTGACGGACATCGTGTCCGGCGACGGCGCCTCGCTTCTGACCTCGATCGTGGCGGTGCCCGGCGAGGTCAAGACCGAGGTGTTCGACATCGACCTCAGGATGCGCAGCGGCAAGACCATGCCGGTGCGGCTCTACCACAAACTGGCGTTCGGCGCCGACGGCGTGCCCGGCGCCTCGCGCACACTGGTGATCAGCCGGGCGCGGGACGAGCATTCCGACCCGCAGCGAGCCGCCGAAGTCCGCTTCATGCGCTTCTTCGATCACACCCCGATGGCGATTGCGACCGTGGACCGCGCCGGCGCGGTGGTACGCGCCAATGCCCGGTTTGCCAAACTGGCGCAAAGCCTCAATCCCGACGGCGCCGCCGGCAAGTCGATCTTCCGCGCGGTGAATCCTCGCGACCGCCACCTCCTGATCGCGGCCATCAACCAGGCGGCCGAGGGGCAGGGCGACATCGCGCCGGTCGAGGCGATGCTCGACGGCGCCAAGGAACGCTGGGGACAGTTCTTCGTCACCGCGGTCGAGGAAAACGAACGCGAGACTGAGGCCGCCATCGTCTACATGCTGGAGACCACCGAGCGGCGCGCGCTGGAGAACCAGATCAACCAGTCGCAGAAGATGGACATGGTCGGCCAGCTCGCCGGCGGCATCGCCCACGACTTCAACAACGTGCTTTCCGCCATCATGATGGCGAACGACTTCCTGCTGAACGCGCACAAGCCGACCGATCCGTCGTTCCAGGACATCATGCAGATCAAGCAGAACGCAACCCGCGCCGCGACGCTGGTGCGGCAGCTGCTGGCATTTTCGCGCCGCCAGACCTTGCGGCCGCAGGTGCTCGATCTCGGCGACGCGCTTTCCGACCTCACCATGCTGCTGCGTCGGCTGATCGGCGAGAAGGTCAAGCTCGACCTCGTGCATGGCCGCGATCTCTGGCCGGTCAAGGTCGACGTCTCGCAGTTCGAACAGGTGATCGTCAATCTCGCCGTCAACGCCCGCGACGCGATGCCCGACGGCGGCAAGCTGACGGTGCGGACCGCCAACGTCACCGCCGAGGAGGCCGGGCGTCTCACCTACAAGGGCATGCCGGCGGCGGATTATGTGCGGATCGACGTCGCCGACACCGGCACCGGCATTCCTGCCGATATCGTCGAGAAGATCTTCGAGCCGTTCTTCTCGACCAAGGAAGTCGGCAAGGGCACTGGGCTCGGCCTGTCGACGGTGTACGGCATCGTCAAGCAGACCGGCGGCTTCATTTATGTGGACTCCGAGGCCGGTGAGGGCACCTCGTTCCACATTTTCCTGCCGCGGCACCATCCCGAGCAGGAGGTCCAGCCCGAGGGCGCTGCCAATGGCGCGGCCAAGGCGCCGGCGGGCGAAGCCAAGCCGCGGGCCGATCTGACCGGGCAGGGCACCATTCTGCTGGTCGAGGACGAGGAGGGCCTGCGCTCGCTGAATGCGCGCGGCCTGCGCTCGCGCGGCTACAACGTGATCGAGGCCTCGAACGGCATCGAGGCGATGGAAGCGCTGGACGAGAAGGACGGCGCCGTCGATCTGGTGGTTTCCGACGTGGTGATGCCGGAAATGGACGGGCCGACGCTCTTACGGGAGATGCGGATCCGCAATCCCAACCTGAAGATCATCTTCGTTTCCGGCTATGCGGAAGAAGCCTTCGACAAGAGCCTGCCGGAAAACGAGCAGTTCGCCTTCCTGGCCAAGCCCTTCGCGCTCAGCGCGCTGGTCGCCAAGGTCAAGGAGACCATGGCGCCATCGTGA
- a CDS encoding RrF2 family transcriptional regulator, which produces MRLTSFTDFALRALMRLAGEPARSFATNEIAAEFGISRNHLAKVVRDLADGGFISTQRGAGGGFMLARPPQSITLGEVVRALEDRHALVECFRGDGGTCVLKPRCRLKARLAAAREAFMRELDATTLAECAYPARSRKAAGVA; this is translated from the coding sequence ATGCGCCTGACGTCGTTTACGGATTTTGCGTTACGCGCCCTGATGCGGCTGGCCGGCGAGCCGGCGCGGTCGTTCGCGACCAACGAGATCGCCGCCGAGTTCGGCATCTCGCGCAATCATCTGGCCAAGGTGGTGCGCGACCTCGCCGATGGCGGCTTCATCAGCACCCAGCGCGGCGCCGGCGGCGGTTTCATGCTGGCGCGGCCGCCGCAGTCGATCACGCTCGGCGAAGTGGTGCGGGCGCTCGAAGACCGCCACGCGCTGGTCGAATGCTTTCGCGGCGACGGCGGCACTTGCGTGTTGAAGCCGCGCTGCCGCCTGAAGGCCCGCCTTGCCGCCGCGCGCGAAGCCTTCATGCGGGAGCTCGACGCCACCACGCTGGCGGAATGCGCCTATCCCGCCCGGTCGAGAAAGGCGGCAGGCGTCGCATGA
- a CDS encoding Tim44 domain-containing protein — protein MKFTQRTRGIVQAIAVVLSLAVPVMFAISAADARVGGGGSSGSRGTRTYSAPPSTSTAPGTAQPMNRTMTQPGSPGMAGPAAAGAASKGGFFNRPGMGMLGGLAAGFLGAGLLGMLFGGGMFSGLGGLSSIIGLILQIGLIILVVRLAMSWWQRRNATASAYAGPAPGAAVGPGAQTSFRTGTGFGLGSGSAPLEILPADYEAFERLLGEVQAAWSNEDVEKLHTLATPEMVSYFSKDLEENKARNDINKVTDVKLLQGDLAEAWREGDTDYASVAMRFSLVDKTLERGTGRLVAGSDTPTEATEVWTFVRPRGANWELSAIQQTN, from the coding sequence ATGAAATTTACGCAGCGCACGCGCGGCATCGTTCAGGCCATCGCCGTCGTCCTATCGCTGGCGGTACCGGTGATGTTCGCGATCTCCGCGGCCGACGCCCGCGTTGGTGGCGGCGGCAGTTCGGGTTCGCGGGGAACGCGGACCTACTCCGCGCCGCCGTCGACCTCCACCGCGCCGGGTACGGCGCAACCGATGAATCGCACCATGACCCAGCCGGGCAGCCCCGGAATGGCCGGTCCCGCAGCCGCGGGTGCTGCCAGCAAGGGCGGCTTCTTCAACCGGCCCGGTATGGGCATGCTCGGCGGCCTCGCCGCGGGCTTCCTCGGCGCCGGCCTGCTGGGCATGCTGTTCGGCGGCGGGATGTTCTCCGGCCTCGGCGGCCTGTCGTCGATCATCGGCCTGATCCTGCAGATCGGCCTCATCATCCTCGTGGTCCGGCTGGCGATGTCGTGGTGGCAGCGCCGTAACGCCACCGCGTCGGCCTATGCCGGCCCGGCGCCCGGCGCCGCCGTCGGCCCGGGTGCGCAGACCAGCTTCCGCACCGGAACCGGCTTTGGCCTCGGATCGGGCAGCGCGCCGCTGGAGATTCTGCCCGCCGACTACGAAGCGTTCGAACGGCTGCTCGGCGAGGTCCAGGCCGCGTGGTCGAACGAGGATGTCGAGAAGCTGCACACGCTGGCGACCCCCGAAATGGTGTCGTATTTCAGCAAGGATCTCGAGGAGAACAAGGCCCGCAACGACATCAACAAGGTCACCGATGTGAAGCTGTTGCAGGGCGACCTCGCCGAAGCCTGGCGCGAGGGCGATACCGACTACGCCAGCGTGGCGATGCGGTTCTCGCTGGTCGACAAGACGCTGGAGCGCGGCACCGGCCGGCTGGTCGCGGGCAGCGACACGCCCACCGAGGCGACCGAGGTGTGGACCTTCGTGCGGCCGCGCGGCGCCAACTGGGAACTCTCGGCGATCCAGCAGACCAACTGA
- a CDS encoding fumarate hydratase produces the protein MNAPTAFPDQKPVPPYKHTPLFPLGPDTTPYKKITAEGVRVEKVLGKDMLVVSREALRALSEAAFGDINHYLRPGHLKQLRAILDDKEASPNDKFVALDFLKNANIAAGGVLPMCQDTGTAIIMGKKGCNVITEGDDEAALSEGARDAYLRRNLRYSQVAPLSMYEEKNTANNMPAQCEIYAEGQGDSAAAYKFMFMAKGGGSANKSFLFQATPSVLTKDRMLAFLKEKVLTLGTAACPPYHLAIVIGGTSAELCMKTVKLASARYLDALPTHGSPDGNAFRDLEMEQEILKMTQSLGVGAQFGGKYFCHDVRVIRLPRHGASLPIGLGVSCSADRQVLGKITKDGVYLEELEHNPAQYLPAVEQALGGEVVKIDLNQPMKDILATLSKHPIKTRLSLTGTMIVARDSAHAKLRERLEKGEPLPDYFKNHPVYYAGPAKTPDGYASGAFGPTTAGRMDSFVDQFQAAGGSMVMVAKGNRAVAVREACKKHGGFYLGSIGGAAANLAEHCIKKVEVVEYPELGMEAIWRIEVVDFPAFIIIDDKGNDFFRELNLG, from the coding sequence ATGAACGCCCCCACCGCCTTTCCCGACCAGAAGCCCGTCCCGCCCTACAAGCACACCCCGCTGTTTCCGCTGGGGCCGGACACCACGCCGTACAAGAAGATCACCGCCGAAGGGGTGCGGGTCGAGAAGGTGCTGGGCAAGGACATGCTGGTGGTGTCGCGCGAGGCGCTGCGGGCGTTGTCGGAAGCAGCGTTCGGCGACATCAATCATTACTTGCGCCCCGGCCATCTGAAGCAGCTGCGCGCGATCCTCGACGACAAGGAGGCCAGCCCCAACGACAAGTTCGTGGCGCTGGATTTCCTGAAGAACGCCAACATCGCCGCCGGCGGCGTGTTGCCGATGTGCCAGGACACCGGCACCGCGATCATCATGGGCAAGAAGGGCTGCAACGTCATCACCGAGGGCGACGACGAGGCCGCGCTCTCGGAAGGCGCGCGCGACGCCTACCTGCGCCGCAATCTGCGCTATTCGCAGGTGGCGCCGCTGTCGATGTATGAGGAAAAGAACACCGCCAACAACATGCCGGCGCAGTGCGAGATCTATGCCGAGGGCCAAGGGGACTCAGCAGCCGCCTACAAGTTCATGTTCATGGCCAAGGGCGGCGGGTCCGCCAACAAGAGCTTTCTGTTCCAGGCGACGCCGTCCGTCCTCACAAAGGACCGCATGCTGGCGTTCCTGAAGGAGAAGGTGCTGACGCTCGGCACCGCGGCGTGCCCGCCCTATCATCTGGCGATCGTGATCGGCGGCACCTCGGCCGAACTCTGCATGAAGACGGTGAAGCTGGCCTCGGCCCGCTATCTCGACGCGCTGCCGACCCACGGCTCGCCCGACGGCAATGCCTTCCGCGATCTCGAGATGGAGCAGGAGATATTGAAGATGACGCAGTCGCTCGGCGTCGGCGCGCAGTTCGGCGGCAAGTATTTCTGCCACGACGTCCGCGTGATCCGCTTGCCGCGCCACGGCGCCTCGCTGCCGATCGGTTTGGGCGTGTCCTGCTCGGCGGACCGCCAGGTGCTCGGCAAAATTACAAAAGACGGCGTCTATCTCGAGGAGCTCGAGCATAATCCGGCGCAGTATTTGCCGGCAGTGGAACAGGCGCTCGGCGGCGAGGTCGTCAAGATCGATCTCAACCAGCCAATGAAGGACATTCTCGCCACGCTCTCGAAGCATCCGATCAAGACGCGGCTGTCGCTGACCGGCACCATGATCGTGGCGCGCGATTCAGCGCATGCCAAATTGCGCGAGCGGCTGGAGAAGGGCGAACCGCTGCCGGATTATTTCAAGAACCATCCGGTCTATTACGCCGGTCCCGCCAAGACGCCCGACGGTTACGCCTCCGGCGCGTTCGGCCCGACCACCGCGGGCCGCATGGATAGTTTCGTCGACCAGTTCCAGGCGGCGGGCGGATCGATGGTGATGGTGGCCAAGGGCAACCGCGCGGTCGCGGTGCGCGAGGCCTGCAAGAAGCACGGCGGCTTCTATCTCGGCTCGATCGGCGGTGCGGCGGCCAATCTCGCCGAACACTGCATCAAGAAGGTCGAGGTGGTGGAATATCCCGAACTCGGCATGGAAGCGATCTGGCGCATCGAGGTCGTGGATTTTCCGGCCTTCATCATCATCGACGACAAGGGCAACGACTTCTTCAGGGAGCTGAATTTGGGGTAG
- a CDS encoding glutathione S-transferase, giving the protein MRYELYYWPGIQGRGEFVRLALEEAGADYADVARERGMGAMMKMMEGGGTPPFAPPFLKAGKLVIGQTANILLYLGSRHGLAPKSEAGKLWVHQLQLTITDLVLEIHDTHHPLGPTLYYEDQRAPAKRRTGEFWKERVPKYLGYFEGLLENTGGPYVTGRRLSYVDLSLFQIVEGLRYAFPKRMKAFERDIPGLVDLHDRVAARPNIKAYLSSDRRIPFNEEGIFRRYRELDSQLVI; this is encoded by the coding sequence ATGCGTTATGAGCTCTATTACTGGCCGGGGATTCAGGGCCGCGGCGAATTTGTCCGGCTGGCGCTGGAAGAGGCCGGCGCCGATTACGCCGACGTCGCGCGCGAGCGCGGCATGGGCGCGATGATGAAGATGATGGAGGGCGGCGGCACGCCGCCGTTCGCGCCGCCGTTTCTGAAAGCGGGGAAGCTCGTGATAGGACAGACCGCCAACATCCTGCTCTATCTCGGGTCGCGCCATGGGCTGGCGCCGAAGTCGGAAGCCGGCAAATTGTGGGTGCATCAGCTGCAGCTGACGATCACGGATCTGGTGCTGGAAATTCACGACACCCATCACCCGCTCGGGCCGACACTGTATTACGAGGACCAGCGCGCGCCGGCAAAGAGACGCACCGGGGAATTCTGGAAAGAGCGAGTCCCGAAATATCTGGGTTATTTCGAGGGATTGCTGGAGAATACGGGCGGTCCCTACGTCACCGGCCGCCGGCTGAGCTATGTCGACCTCTCGCTGTTCCAGATCGTGGAGGGGCTGCGCTACGCATTCCCGAAGCGGATGAAAGCGTTCGAGCGCGACATCCCCGGCCTGGTCGATCTGCACGACCGCGTTGCCGCAAGGCCGAACATCAAGGCTTATCTATCGAGCGACCGCCGCATTCCCTTCAACGAGGAGGGGATCTTTCGTCGGTACAGGGAGCTGGATTCGCAGCTTGTGATCTAG
- a CDS encoding DUF6522 family protein, producing MKPVEFENGAVAIDASVIAEGLGIALPLFREQMRAGKITGLSERGVDADSGRYRLTFFSEHRRFRVVVDEAGAILQRSALDFGDAPLPKSIRKPGG from the coding sequence ATGAAACCGGTTGAATTCGAGAACGGCGCCGTTGCGATCGATGCCTCCGTGATTGCCGAGGGGCTCGGTATCGCGCTGCCGCTGTTCAGGGAGCAGATGCGCGCCGGCAAGATCACCGGCCTCTCCGAGCGCGGCGTCGATGCCGACAGCGGCCGCTATCGCCTGACCTTCTTCTCCGAGCACCGGCGATTTCGCGTGGTCGTCGACGAAGCCGGCGCGATCCTGCAACGCTCGGCACTCGATTTTGGCGATGCGCCGCTGCCGAAATCGATCCGGAAGCCCGGCGGGTAG
- a CDS encoding carotenoid oxygenase family protein, translating into MQQEAATKAARTNLAPIPFECDAPFLKVVGELPRELNGTLYRNGPDPQFESPGAHWFVGDGMLHAFHLENGRASYRNRWVRTPKWQAEHDAGRALFGGFGRKLPDVPASVTPDGGVANTNIIFHAGRLLALEEGHLPTEIEPGTLKRTGYCDYNGGISGPFTAHPKIDPVTGEMVFFGYNAAGPLTPALSFGSVNASGVVTRFDRFEAPYASMVHDFIVTENHLLFPILPITGSMERAMRGRPPYAWEPDKGGYVGVMKRNGSPSDIVWFRAETCYVFHVMNAWEEGDRIIADVMQYEEAPLFPHPDGSPTDPRKSNARLCRWTFDLAGNTDRFTQTYLDDITGEFPRIDDRRAGLNSSRGWYACANPDLPFVGALCGIVHVDGKGSRLGQYLLPEGDTLSEPVFVERGKDAAEGDGWLLAAVWRARENRSDLAVFNATDVAAGPVALVQLGHRVPDGFHGNWVRAA; encoded by the coding sequence ATGCAGCAGGAAGCAGCGACCAAGGCGGCCCGGACCAATCTGGCGCCGATCCCGTTTGAATGCGACGCGCCGTTTTTGAAGGTCGTGGGCGAGCTACCGCGCGAACTCAACGGCACGCTTTATCGCAACGGCCCCGACCCGCAATTCGAATCGCCGGGCGCCCACTGGTTCGTCGGCGACGGCATGCTGCACGCCTTCCATCTCGAAAACGGCCGCGCCAGCTACCGCAACCGCTGGGTCCGCACCCCCAAGTGGCAGGCCGAGCATGACGCCGGCCGCGCGTTGTTCGGCGGCTTCGGCCGCAAGCTGCCGGACGTCCCCGCCTCGGTGACCCCTGACGGCGGCGTCGCCAACACCAACATCATCTTTCACGCCGGACGGCTGTTGGCGCTGGAGGAAGGCCATCTGCCGACCGAGATCGAGCCCGGGACGCTGAAGCGAACAGGCTACTGCGACTATAACGGCGGTATCTCGGGGCCGTTCACCGCGCATCCCAAGATCGATCCCGTCACCGGCGAGATGGTGTTCTTCGGCTACAACGCCGCGGGGCCGCTGACCCCTGCCCTCTCCTTCGGATCCGTCAACGCCTCCGGCGTAGTGACGCGGTTCGACCGCTTCGAAGCGCCCTATGCCAGCATGGTGCACGACTTCATCGTCACCGAAAACCATCTGCTGTTTCCGATCCTGCCGATCACCGGCAGCATGGAGCGCGCCATGCGCGGCCGGCCGCCCTACGCCTGGGAGCCGGACAAGGGCGGCTATGTCGGCGTCATGAAGCGCAACGGCTCGCCCAGTGACATCGTCTGGTTTCGCGCCGAGACCTGCTACGTCTTCCACGTCATGAATGCCTGGGAAGAAGGCGACCGCATCATCGCCGACGTCATGCAGTATGAGGAGGCGCCGCTATTCCCCCATCCCGACGGCTCGCCGACCGACCCCAGGAAATCCAACGCCCGGCTGTGCCGCTGGACCTTCGATCTCGCCGGCAATACCGACCGCTTCACGCAAACCTATCTCGACGACATCACAGGCGAATTCCCGCGCATCGACGATCGCCGCGCCGGTCTCAACAGCAGCCGTGGCTGGTACGCCTGCGCCAATCCCGATCTGCCGTTCGTCGGTGCGCTTTGCGGCATCGTGCATGTCGACGGCAAGGGCTCGCGGCTAGGCCAGTATCTGCTGCCGGAGGGCGACACCCTTTCCGAGCCGGTCTTTGTCGAGCGCGGCAAGGACGCCGCCGAGGGCGATGGCTGGCTGCTCGCTGCGGTGTGGCGCGCGCGCGAAAACCGCAGCGATCTCGCGGTATTCAACGCCACCGACGTCGCCGCCGGCCCGGTGGCGCTGGTGCAGCTCGGACATCGCGTGCCCGATGGTTTTCATGGCAACTGGGTGAGGGCGGCGTAG
- a CDS encoding group III truncated hemoglobin → MTPTERRERITAEIVARTGITEPLIERLVRGFYTRVRSDAVLGPVFEARIHDWEPHLQRMFAFWSSVALMSGRYHGTPMAKHMPLPVDADHFDRWLALFEETAREVCSPEAAMHFVELARRIAASLELGIAGAQGVLLGNGERFRRNAAGEMPG, encoded by the coding sequence GTGACCCCCACGGAACGGCGCGAAAGGATCACGGCCGAGATCGTCGCTAGGACCGGCATCACCGAGCCGCTGATCGAGCGGCTGGTGCGCGGTTTCTACACCAGGGTCCGCAGCGATGCGGTGCTGGGGCCGGTCTTCGAAGCGCGAATTCACGACTGGGAGCCGCATCTGCAGCGGATGTTTGCGTTCTGGTCGTCGGTGGCGCTGATGTCGGGCCGCTATCACGGCACGCCGATGGCCAAGCACATGCCGCTGCCGGTCGATGCCGATCATTTCGACCGCTGGCTGGCGCTGTTCGAGGAAACCGCCCGGGAGGTCTGTTCTCCGGAAGCCGCCATGCATTTCGTCGAACTGGCGCGGCGGATCGCCGCCAGCCTCGAACTCGGCATCGCCGGCGCGCAGGGCGTGCTGCTCGGCAACGGCGAAAGGTTTCGGCGTAACGCGGCAGGAGAGATGCCGGGATGA
- a CDS encoding TetR/AcrR family transcriptional regulator, which produces MARKPAALKNRARPAASRGAQARGPRKRLAPRAAGASEDTPYHHGALRDALLTAAETVLERDGLGGLTLRAVAREAGVSHAAPTHHFGDLTGLVSELAAIGFRQFNAAMAAAGAVDAPPLMKAMARAKAYVAYAQAHPGMYGLMFRTERLDMARPSLHEAASASFAGLAGAIGVSRQEQISDEALSLEQAAAIVRAWSLVHGFTMLLLDGRLTDVLRRLPAGNNAETLLDAMLRSTVARPPGP; this is translated from the coding sequence ATGGCAAGAAAACCCGCTGCACTGAAGAACCGCGCCCGGCCTGCTGCCAGCAGGGGCGCTCAGGCGCGTGGGCCGCGGAAACGGCTGGCGCCGCGCGCTGCAGGCGCAAGCGAAGATACGCCGTACCACCACGGCGCGCTGCGCGACGCGCTGCTGACGGCGGCGGAGACGGTGCTGGAGCGCGACGGGCTTGGCGGCCTGACGCTGCGCGCGGTGGCGCGCGAGGCCGGCGTGTCGCATGCAGCACCGACCCATCATTTCGGCGACCTCACCGGGCTTGTCAGCGAACTGGCCGCGATCGGCTTCCGCCAGTTCAACGCGGCGATGGCGGCGGCGGGCGCGGTCGATGCGCCGCCGCTGATGAAGGCGATGGCCCGGGCCAAGGCCTATGTCGCCTATGCGCAGGCGCATCCCGGCATGTACGGGCTGATGTTCCGCACCGAGCGGCTGGATATGGCGCGGCCGTCGTTGCACGAGGCCGCCAGCGCTTCGTTCGCTGGCCTCGCCGGTGCGATCGGAGTCAGCCGTCAGGAGCAGATTTCCGACGAAGCGCTGTCGCTGGAACAGGCCGCGGCTATCGTGAGGGCGTGGTCGCTGGTGCATGGCTTCACCATGCTGCTGCTCGACGGGCGGCTGACCGACGTCCTGCGGCGGCTTCCCGCAGGCAACAATGCCGAGACCCTGCTGGACGCCATGCTGAGGTCGACCGTGGCCCGGCCGCCGGGGCCATAG
- a CDS encoding GFA family protein, whose amino-acid sequence MPDTKTYTGGCHCGMVRFECTTDLAMVTACNCSICTKKGLHFTFLAPKSFVLRAGEDNLKEYLFNKHAIRHQSCIDCGVEVFANGNKPDGTEVVALNVSCIDGIELAKLAMTPIDGRNR is encoded by the coding sequence ATGCCCGACACCAAGACCTACACCGGCGGCTGCCATTGCGGCATGGTGCGCTTCGAATGCACCACCGACCTTGCCATGGTCACCGCGTGCAACTGCTCGATCTGCACCAAGAAGGGCCTGCATTTCACCTTCCTGGCGCCGAAGAGCTTCGTGCTGCGCGCCGGCGAGGACAATCTCAAGGAATACCTCTTCAACAAGCACGCGATCCGGCACCAGTCCTGTATCGACTGCGGCGTCGAGGTCTTCGCCAACGGCAACAAGCCGGACGGCACCGAGGTGGTGGCGCTCAACGTCAGCTGCATCGACGGCATCGAGCTGGCAAAACTGGCGATGACGCCGATCGACGGGCGGAACCGCTAG